From the Vicia villosa cultivar HV-30 ecotype Madison, WI unplaced genomic scaffold, Vvil1.0 ctg.000004F_1_1_1, whole genome shotgun sequence genome, one window contains:
- the LOC131621457 gene encoding lysM domain receptor-like kinase 3: MCKTKMAINASTPKSTPPSHQQQRTNQTPRTPSSSSKTPSKASSKTSSKTSTKTSSNPTNPKTPSFSDNPSTSYATTTNSTGFRLSTDTSISSPTSLTTFRNTLPENPNIYDFSEICSATNNFLSKRFSSSTPCWHCTLRGADVIIFQRKFRRKLQTTQLRELLSVVCRSHHISIIKLLGVSISGEHIYLVYEFVNGANLSDCLRNPRNVHFTVLSTWISRMQVATDLAHGLDYIHNKTGLNFNFVHNHIKSSAIVVTESEFNARVCHFGAAQLCGEAVEENEIATKQLGENEITEEVRSKEFRTSNVEFEGVRGYMSPEFQTTGVATQKSDVYAFGVVILELLSGEEPLKFRFDEKSRDFVRKSVIESARAAVDGGDGGVEGKLRMWVDRRLKDSFPVDVAEKLTRVALDCVHVDPDQRPNMGRVAGKISTLYLKSKNWSDNMKLPDMSFSLGPR; encoded by the coding sequence ATGTGCAAAACCAAAATGGCCATTAACGCTTCTACCCCAAAATCAACCCCACCTTCACATCAACAACAACGCacaaaccaaacaccaagaacaccatcatcatcatcaaaaacacCATCAAAAGCATCATCAAAAACATCATCAAAAACATCAACAAAAACATCATCAAACCCCACAAATCCCAAAACCCCTTCTTTCTCCGACAACCCATCCACCTCCTACGCCACCACAACAAACTCCACCGGCTTCCGTCTCTCAACCGACACATCCATCTCAAGCCCAACCTCCCTCACCACCTTCCGCAACACCCTCCCAGAAAACCCCAACATCTACGACTTCTCCGAAATCTGTTCCGCCACAAACAACTTCCTCTCCAAACGCTTCTCCTCCTCAACCCCATGCTGGCACTGCACCCTCCGCGGCGCTGACGTCATCATCTTCCAACGCAAATTCCGCCGCAAACTCCAAACCACCCAACTCCGGGAGCTTCTCTCTGTCGTCTGCCGTAGCCACCACATCAGCATCATCAAACTCCTCGGCGTCTCAATCTCCGGGGAACATATCTACCTCGTGTACGAATTCGTTAACGGCGCTAACCTCTCCGATTGTTTACGTAACCCTCGTAACGTTCATTTCACAGTTCTTTCTACATGGATTTCGAGAATGCAAGTCGCCACGGATCTCGCTCATGGACTTGATTACATTCACAACAAGACCGGTTTGAATTTCAACTTCGTTCATAACCATATCAAGAGTAGCGCGATCGTTGTTACTGAATCTGAGTTCAACGCTAGGGTTTGTCATTTCGGCGCGGCTCAGCTTTGCGGTGAAGCCGTTGAGGAAAACGAAATCGCCACCAAACAATTGGGGGAAAACGAAATCACGGAGGAAGTTAGATCCAAGGAGTTCAGAACCTCCAACGTTGAATTCGAAGGTGTGAGAGGTTACATGTCGCCGGAGTTTCAAACCACCGGCGTGGCGACGCAGAAGTCTGACGTGTATGCTTTTGGAGTGGTGATACTGGAGCTTTTATCCGGGGAGGAGCCGTTGAAGTTTAGGTTTGACGAGAAGAGCCGTGATTTTGTGAGGAAATCGGTGATTGAGTCGGCGAGAGCCGCCGTGGACGGTGGCGATGGTGGCGTGGaagggaagctgaggatgtgggTGGATAGGAGGTTGAAAGATTCGTTTCCAGTTGATGTTGCTGAGAAGCTGACACGTGTAGCGTTGGATTGTGTACACGTGGATCCGGATCAAAGGCCTAACATGGGACGCGTGGCAGGGAAGATTTCCACGTTGTATTTGAAGTCTAAGAATTGGTCTGATAACATGAAATTGCCTGATATGTCTTTTTCTTTGGGTCCTAGATGA